GACGACTATCTGATCAAGCCCTTCGATCTCACGGAGCTCACGGCGCGGATCGGCTCGGTCGCGCGCCGCTATGCCGGCAACCCCAACCCGCTGATCCAGCATGGCGATCTGGAAATCGACCTTGCCGCGCGCAGCGTTCATCGCGCCGGCAGGCTCGTGCCGCTGACGGCGCGCGAATGGGCGCTGTTCGAGGCCCTGCTGGGCCATCCCGGCCAACTGTTCTCGAAGGCACAGCTCGAGGACATGCTTTACGCTTTCGGAGCCGATGT
The genomic region above belongs to Candidatus Hydrogenedentota bacterium and contains:
- a CDS encoding response regulator transcription factor yields the protein AQSVKHGLEAERFDVTVAATGEDGFFLVSSQVFDLLILDLMLPGRDGLEILRTVRSRGLATPVIILTALDQVSDRIEGLNAGADDYLIKPFDLTELTARIGSVARRYAGNPNPLIQHGDLEIDLAARSVHRAGRLVPLTAREWALFEALLGHPGQLFSKAQLEDMLYAFGADV